AAACATAAAATTCGAAAGCAAACGCGTGTGGAAATATATACAAAGACTTTTACTTGGTAGAAAaacaaaaggattgaatttcacgAACCTTCGGTGGATATATCTACCAAGTACATATTTCTATATGATTAGGATGATCAGTGGATATATACCTTTTCGTGTATATCCTTTCGATTTTTTCAATATTAGGGTTTAGTTTTAGATTCTATATAAACTATCCATTGTATTATCTGATATTCATTGTCTTCCTTACCGGTGAATCCAGCATGATGAATTTAGCCAGAATCCTTACTGGTGttctcctcctcttcttcctcttcacagCACCATCCACCGGGGAGATCACTTCTGTGAAGATCCGATCCGATAACCGACGCTTTATCTTCTTCGAGAATTTCGGCTTTACACAAACCGGTCATGTCTCCATTGCCATCTCCTCCGTTTTTGTTACCTCAATGCCGGTCACCTCCAACTTAACACGACCTGATCCTTCACGTATTGGTTTCTATCTTATCTCAGATGTTGCAAGACCCTATAAGAATTACGAACGTATTTCATGCAGTCTGGACTCCAAATACATCTCACTACTCTTTACTTTCCAAGATCTCTCCCCTTCTCCTCAGTCTTCCTTCAACAAATCCCACTCTGTGACTTTTCCCAGTGATTACTCGCTCTACTTCACCAATTGCAACCCTTTATCCTACGTGACGATGGACGTCAGGACAGAGTTCTACAACACTGACAATGGCAACACCAAAGACTATCTATCAGCCGAGCTAACACAGCTTCCGTCTCATTACTATAATTTCTCCCACGTTTATCTcatttttctagggttttggatcTTGGTATGCTTCAAGAACAAGGTATCTGTCAACAGGTTTCATTTACTAATGGGTGTGTTGCTTGTTATGAAGTCACTTAGCTTGTTCTGTGCTGCAAAAATTCATTATCATATGAAGGTTACAGGTAATCCTCATCATGGCTGGAATGTCATGTTTCACATATTTCAGCTCATCACGGCTGTGCTTTTGTACATTGTGATGATGGTGATCAGTGATGGCTGGTTTTTGTTAAAGCCGTTTGTGCAAGAAAAGAAAATTAACAAGAAGGTTTTAATGGTAGTGATTCCAATTCAGATTTTGGCTACTGTGGCTTCTATAGTAATAGGGGAAAGCGGACCTTTTATTAAAGGCTGGATGACTTGGAACGGTGTCGTATTGGTGATAGAGGCCGCCTGTTGCTATGTTATAATGCTCCCCACAGAGGTGATTTGTTGGTTTTGTGATGAGACTCATGAGACTGATCAAGATGCGAAGGCTGCTAGGAAATATTTGGCAATGTTCTCTATGGTTGTTTTTGGATACTTCGGTATTGTGTGGTGCGGCGTTGTCGGACAGTTGATGTCTATTAGGTCATTGGAAACAACTGGTCTTGTGTTATATATGGTGATGTTTTGCATGTTCAGGCCATTTGGGAAAAACAAATACTTTCAACTTAATCTTAAAGAACAAGGGGCGCAGGAGGAGTTCGTACTTATCTAGATTATACTCGAGTAAACTTAATCGTcaagtagttttttttttctggaaCAATATGTTGATAAtgtctttttgttttctttttcgtCGTAGGGAATTAATGTGGTAATTGTTAAAAATCTTGGATACTTCTCGTTAATGTTGGTAGTTCAAAATATCTGCAGCTGTAGTTCTTCATATTATATTGTTCGTGTCTTACTTTGTTTCTTGTGAGGGTAATTCTAGTTTTGTGCTTGATCTGTTACATATCTTGACATTTGTTATTCATGATATTTTTCCCACCGCCTCCAACACATTTAGAGATCTCTCCGCATTATTATACGTTCCCCCATAgcatttaaatcaaaagatgtGATCTAAATATGTTAAAAGataatgggaaaatgacttaccGGCCCAACAAAGTTTCCAAACCGATCAACAAACTCCAATgatgttttgtctgttcaaaaaaacacaacaaacttaacattttgtctaaaaagctCAACTAAGTTACACTTTCCTGAAAGTCAAATAAGAGAAATAGATGACATGGCTTATTACCGTCTCGGGAAAATGACTTGTATGGCTTATTACAGTCTCGGGAAAATGACTTGTTAgaccaacgaagtttccaaaacGTTTAAAAAACTTCAATCATGTTTTGACTGTTCAAAAAAAAACCAACgaacttaaacaaaacaaaattgagattttttgaacgatttagaactttgttggactttttaaacaaaatgttaagttcgttgggtttttttgaacaaacaaaacatgattggggttttttgaatagtttgaaaacttcgttgggcttttaagtcattttcccaaagaTAAATAAATGGTATCTTCAAAAGAAAGAAAagataaacatatcacaacaagaATTGGGAGTATTTGGGACGTCGCTTTTTGCAATGACGGGACCAATAGCGGCGACACCAAAGTAGACGCGCTTGCTACCGCTGCTAAAACAACATCGTCGTCGCTAATAGAGGCGTCGCTAAAGATATGCGTCGGAGATCCGTCGGAGACACGCCCCTTTCAATGCTGACCCTTGGTTCGGCACATAATCCAACGGATAGAGTTTGTTCCAGTGGAAGGCAATAGAGACGACGCTTTTAGCAGCGACATGTCGCCGCTATAGGTGACGATCCGTTGACCAACCTTAGATCAAATCCTGGCCCTACGATTCTTACCCAATCCAACGGTTGGTGATCCCCAGAAAGGGCGCGTTCAGTTCCCTTAAGTATGTCGCCGCTAATAGCCCATTTGTCGCTGCTATTAGTGTTGCCCCCTTTTGTTCATCTGCGTCTTCCCAAACTCTATTCTGTAACTCCAATTGATAACCTATCTCAACTAAACGATCTCTCCGTCAACGATTTGCGACATCTCCGGTGGCACCACTGCTCTCCACCGCCGATTCACCTCCAAAGCCGACTCCCACTGCCGGTATAACCTCCAAATCTGATTGCCACCTCCATTGCCGACTGCACCTTCGATTTAGACTTGGTATCTCCGGCGAGGTTTGTTTTCACGACCCatttctctttctcttcttctcttAACACACATAACCACCACCGATTCCGATTTCAACtgatttaatttgtttttttttctgttttaagTTCCCAACTTCACCACCGAGTGCAGCTTCACCACCGAGTCTAGCTTCGTTTTTCCAGCCAAGAACAGGTTAGTTTGATCTGTTTCACTTCTGAATATGGATTATATGCATGTGGATATCTTAATCATTGTATGAATTTGGAATGTATATGTAAATGTGATGGAAACTATTGACTGTGAAATTGATGAAAACTATTGCATATAAGtttgattattttgatttgtttcacttgtttgaatgtatatgtaaaattgaTTGAAACTATTGACTGTGAAATTGATGGAAACTATTGTATGCAGGAACATGTTAGTTTGATTAGCCTGATATGTTTCATTTGTTGATAATGTAAGAATTGATGAATTTATATGTAAATTGATATGTTTCACTTGTTGATCATGTATGAATTTATATGTAAATTGATATGTTTCACTTGTTGATCATTTATCAATTGATGAATTTATATGTGAAATTGATGTATATATGTGAAACTATTGTATGTTTATCATGAATTTATATGTAAAATTTAagaatgtttatatgattattagaaatatattttattctatattaaaaaaaatacatcatAATACATAATTTTTTCTATAAGCTAATAAAGAAACATTGgtcaaaaatgtttttaaaagaaaaagaagaagaataataaaCAAACTTGCAATTGCTACAGCCAATTCAGCTTTTGCTAAATCTTTTAATTTCATTATCTCtaatatataattttttctaTAAGCTAATATCATTTatgaaatatattttatatattaaaaaaagtcATAGTCcagtttttaaaatataaataaacatattttatgatttaaaaCATTAGTgactatatttatatattttaataataataaacctAACTATTTCCAAAAAAGACTTTGATATAATCAACTTTTCTATTCTTTTGatataatcaactttcatatctTTTACACTAACAATACTATTTCCAAAAAATATGATAGTTATCATTCAATAATACAAtcataataaactaattaaattatttataaattagttaTTGAAATATTAATCACTTTAAGTATAAATTAGATTAAATGAACCTTattatgaaaacaaaaaaaacaaaaaaaaaaaaaaaaaaacttattaaatGAATCTTATTACGTAAAATAAAAAGTAGGTTATTTAGTTACTTAATCCATCATATCCATTAACTTTATCACTTCAATATCTATATTTTCATTCCTAATTCTGGTTCTTGTAGAGTAACACTAAAACATAACCTATGTTTCAGTTGCAACATGTCTATTGATAAAACCTGGACTACTATTGAAAACCGGAACATTACCCTGTTCCAACAAGGACTCGAATCTTTTATCGAGAGGTCCAAACCACATGTCAATAACAAAGGTCAAATCAGATGCCCGTGTAACAAATGTAATGTCAATAAATTTATACTACTAGCCATAATGAAATTCCATATACTTTAACACGGTTTTAGTCCACATTATGTTATATGGAAGTATCACGGCGAAAATATAGTCCATCCGGTTGTTGAAGGCATACCGCGTAGTAACGAGATGGACGGTGTTCTTGTTGATGTTATGGGGGTGTGATTGGAAATGATACCAACCACGACGAAGGGAACCCAGATATTGGTGATAGCGGTGTCGATGATGGATTTCAAAAGCTGTTAGATGAAGTCTAATTAAAATTATATCCTGGATGTTCGTTTTCGTCCCTTGACTTTTTAGCAAAGCTAATGCATATCAAAGTGATCAACAAATGGACTAATAGTTCATTCGATCAGCTTCTTGAGTTGTTGAAAACTGCATTTGGAaacagcccccccccccccccccccggggtcACATTATGAAGCAAAAAAGACACTTAAAAAATCGGCGTGGGTTATGAGTCGATACATGTATGTAAAAACAACTGTTTTCTTTTCTGGAAAAAAACACAAGTTGTTGCAAAGGTGTCCAATTTGTAATGAGAGTCGGTGGGTTGATGAAAATACAAAGGGAAAGAAGCTAGCTcattcactccatgcatgtgATAGAAATTGGATTTGTGGTGCAATCCTAGTGTAAGATTTGGTGGTTCCAAGGAGATCTCTATTACAAGAATGAAACACCCACTTTGGGGCCTTGGATAACCCTAAATATAAGGCTTGGATACATGCATCTAAAAGATTCTTGTACTTCTGTAAACTCTAGTATATTATCATTCACTTTCAACCATAAAGGTTATGCATGTTGTTATTCTGAACATATGACCCAAATGGGAACTTTAATCAACCAAAAATAACATGCAttctatcagaaacaattgttCGGCTGTGAACAGCCATATCTCACTCATTTCTTgaccaaatcatgatattctttttCTGAGATGTAATTCTCTGAGTTAATTTTCGAACCCAGTGCTCTCACTGTAAAACATTAAGAATTcgattttttttcgatttttacaaaacagttgCGCAGGCATAACTTTTTCTATGATCACTAGTATTTCATAGCATAATAAAAGGCCTTAAACCTCACATTAAATCTGTAGAAAATTTTTTTAGGTGACACATTTATCTCAAAAGACCTAAACTTTCATGAACAAAAACGTTATAGAAGTTTCTACAAAAATTGTTGAACTTCCAACTACATTTGGAATTCATGCACTAGTTAGTGCTATATTTCTAAACTTGTTGGGGTTGAATACCCCTATTTAGCTCCGAAATAATTTTTATCCAAATTGATTTATGTAAGCTCATGGTTTCAAGGGAAGGGATGTTCTGTAAAACCCCAAGTGCTAGAacaaattttttgtttttctacAAAAATAACGATTTAatggctaaaaactcaaaataaatacttATGGATGAGATAAAATTCTGACAATTTATAGAACGGATTTATGTACGAAATAAGGATCTTACCTAAATTTTCATACAATTTGGTGAATGTTTCGTATTTTATTCAATTTTTTCATTGAATTAGAGCATGAATGTGCTAAGCTGCATAATGCTTAGATTACATAATTTTAGAGGATAGGTGTTACTCTATTGCGCATATCTTGTCtcagtccaaccattgtagtgtgatgtcacaccccgaaaaccaaaggcggaaacgttcccggggttgactccgagttgtgtatcaaatccaatgtacatagtaatcacagtaaacaaccattacattacatatatgtgaaagtttacatttggttcaaaagtaaattatacaaagttatacatatatcatatgaacaaaagagacgagtcttcggagcactccatcttcatcaaaagatatcgccgggtacctgtctaacttggacctgagaatacaagcagtttgaaaatcagcataaagctggtgagttcataagcggttttgttttgtgaaaatgtgtcggtttcctttagttttctgaaaaggtttgatatccaagaaaatcccatattttcttatgtaaagtagttaagttatctttcgttacagttctgttacaagttataagttaaccccaggaaaatcccatattttcctaattgcaagattgattgaataacacatagtatagtttaatatacaaaactataatttagacaaactgtaaatagaaagtattttgaaaaccttgggactacatcccgaaccagttataagataattcgataaagaccatgggatcactatcccgaaagtagatataagataacttgataaaccatgggatcactatcccgaaactagatatatgatagattgataaaatcatgggattatcatcccgtataagatttagtttcaaaaccatgggattaccatcccgaacgagatatagacacaagatcatgggattatcatcccgaacgaaatatagacataaaaccatgggattaccatcccgaacaagatatagatataaaaccatgggattaccatcccgaacgaaatatagatacaagaccatgggattatcatcccgaacaagatttagattctaaacaaatcttagctgtgaataagtttatattaatacgtattgtgagtcgggtaaccatactgatatgacaacgagacctccttgacgttagtcagacgtcgaatgatatacagaatttgtcaccccaggcgtgcccgcctaactgtagctagcagttaaggtgtgggattgtcagtcccgaatagatctattcacaaattcctcgctctccctccaggagactctggttacacttccggagaggatttacttgatcatccataaagggtagtgactatctcacaagctagtattaaactattcacaggattctcatacgataacaaacatacaaagactttaagacatgatacaatgaaaatagatacatacaacgaaactatctggcaaaacattcgaattatacggagataaactgaatcagacatagtttatctaataacttaatacagatatcagtaagTGATATaatgagaaacatagaaccccaaattattcccataataatttgattagtttgattattttcttaactaaaatccatttagttgaattgataaatcattccttatgctcaacataatacataaggagtataagagtttataagtttgccagatattatttgaaacacataaatgttatgatttgaaaacagttttggtttgcttgtattccccccctgaaaacagttaaaaacagtgaaaaaggcgtaggggtatgaactcaccggacgagaagtaggacgatttggatgctaagagttgatatggggcttgtaaatacacgaggttcctaattataatgaaaagatacacatttgtatctaattaggacttagattgattgttggatagggacaattgcttctagtcgcgaaaacactccgatacgagtgtttggagggacccgggtggcgtttaaggatgtgaaatgacactagggacttgggacttgagtttactccccatgagtaaaattttaaatgagtttacaaccacaaaacacacacatacatgagtttacggccgtaaactcatgtgggtgtggttttaggtgtttaaatggcttaaatggcttacatagacatgggaaatgattctaggctttgatctaaatgcatggaatggattaaaatcaccaaaatgattaatttatgggagtttacggcctagcataggctcctggccgtaaactccttaatccttatgaaaatgatgctaaatgttgttaaaaccaatcacatgtgattctaaaatttcccataagcctagaaatgagtttgaaagtgacatataagggatttatggagtttacggcccatgaaacccccttcatggccgtaaactctaatatgacaagctacaatgtgtttcaaggcctgaaactagcatagaatggcttctaaaattcatctaaaggctgtaggggtgtttagtttgcattctaacaccaaagattttggagtttacggcccaagaacaggtcttggccgtaaactcttagaaaccccataaaagatgtgtttaaggccttcaaagtatttttggttggtcccttgatttattccaaggcttttggtggtgttggatggctttctaacaccttagaattggatttatgtcaagttttggggagtttacggcccaagcactatccttggccgtaaactcatctaaatcccccaaaattcatgtttcaagtgtccaaatgttaataccaaggtcctataattcatatctaagccatagaggtgatttggaagggtttaaaggcatgaaaaaccccattaacatgagtttacggcctaagcttatgccttggccgtaaactccttcaaagtcctcaaaatcatagttttaggtgttctaagtccatatcttgaagtcccttagccatatctaaagtccaattgagttaaggaaggagtttaagggctaaaaacccttcaaaatggtgtttacggcctaggcagcctcctgggccgtaaactcacatatattgtccaatttcatgattaagtgtctaatttggaagctaaacatgctatagattaaggctaggaaggtaccttaaggatttgaggccttaaaattgagttttggacacttaatctttggatttaggagagaggttagagagagagtagagagagaaggaaaaagcttcaaatgagaggttaaacatgtttatatagttcctaaaacttggacacggtggaattctacccgataccggccttaaacgaggctataggtcgtacccgattgagtttccgtcacccaacgaggatatttctaaaacttatgaaataaatgttttgggctaaattcatgagttcctaaatgatttggaccctcattgaatgataataaacatattattttaattaactaaacccaaaacgATATCAGGATATTTCAatctccgacgagttattcgggcaaaacgggttttcggcgatgaacaacttcgggttgttacatgtgAGACCTTTtagtcgaagaattatctagtttcGGTACTATGTAATTGCATTCGTGAGGTAGTTACATGGTATTAAAGGGGGTTCCTTCTACAGCTGATATCGGAGAGTGGTGTGATAGTGTCCTAGGAGATCCTAGGAGATGCTTTAGAGCATTGAGCATTTCGCTATGTAAGTGGATATTTAGATTGTTAGAAAAGTAACTTGGAGGATTCGgggtgattcttgaggaaagtatagatagATGTGTAAGGGAGTATGGGCTCGTATTACTAGAAGCAAATGATTCTTACTCAAGTCAAGGAAAGTCACGATGATACCAGGGAGCTTGTAGGGTGTGGAATTCTTCGAGTATATTCAGTTGGTTTgtatggtttattttcagtatggtggtcactcaAGGAAATTCTGGTGTTGATATGGGTACCAGTGTCGGTTCTAGTACTGGTGATGGTTCGGGTTCAGGCTATGGGGTCGGGATTATGGATGATTAGATGTAGGAGTTCATTTCATCAAATATTACCCGCAACATTCTTGAGCAGACTCATGTTATCTTTAGTACAATCAAGGAGGATATCATGGATGAGCGCTTAGGCGCTTTTTCTGAGATGGTGGCAATGATGGGAGCTCGCACTTTGACTTTCTGTGAGTTTCAGGCTTGTGGGGCTCCAGAGTTCTTTGAGAAGAAGGACCTGATCACGAGCAAAAGTTGGTTAGCGGATGTCACGAACGCCTTCCGTACTAGTTGTTGCCCCGATGGGGTAAAGGTTAGacttgcatcctgtcttctgaaagacaAAGCTAAAGATTGCTGGGAGGAGGTTGGATACGCCTTGGGAGGTGAGGCGGTGGAGTCAATGACTTGGGAGGATTTTGTTGACGAGGTTttgggctgagtttgcaccattGATTAAGGTCCAACAGTTGGCAAGGAAGTTTCAGGACCTTCtccagactactgagacggtggtGGAGATCACTGTTATGTTCTGAGAGAGGGTGTTACTAGTTCCCTAGTGTGCGGTggacgaggaaatgaagaaggtgagatatcacgagatgttgaggacCAGTTGCAGCATCCGCTCCAACGACCTTGAGGATCATAGATGGTCGCCAGGGCCAGGCAGAGGCACCTGTTGTTAGGAGCAGGGCATTTCATTTGACATCCGAGGAGGCTCGTGCAGCACCAGATGTGTTGACGATTATATATCTTATCcttatctttttatttattttgattttcctTCTTATATATGTGTTTTGTTTTTAGGGTCGTTCCTGATGAACGGTATCTCTAATTTGGTTTTGTTTGATttaggggctacccgatcttttgtatctctcGTGCTCAACAAGAGATTTGTTGATGCTCTGGGGGAGTTGGAGTATTTATTAGAGGTTTAGATTGTGGATGATCGTCCTGTACGGGTATCTAGGGTTCATTAGGGAAGTATATTGGAGTTGTTTAGTGATCATTACCTGATTGATATGGTTCTTATTCCTCTGTGTGGGAGCAAGGTTATtatggggatggattggttaagccccaattGGGCAATGATTGATTGCGAACATTAGATGGTACGTAtttggaccccaagtgggggagagttagtgatccaGGGAGAGGGAGTTCATTATAGTTCAGTCCTCTATTCAGCAGTCAGGCTCAGGCATTATCTTTAGCagggtggtgttcaccctcaagatttggcgacattacctatatagGGTCCGTTATACTATCTACAcgaatcacaagagtctgaggtatctGGTGGATCATCCAAATCATAATATGAAGCAGCatagatggttagatgtggtgaaggattatgattgtgagatcctttatcacctgaGGAAGGCCatcgtggtggccgatgctctcagccACAAGGAGGTTTTCCCCCCAATCAAGGATGTGTGTTTAAGGATGACTGTGATTACCCCACTCTTAGAGAAAATTCAATAGGCTCAGATTGAGGCAATGAAGGAAGAGCGCCGGAAGAGTGAGagcatagtgggtcaggtggcttcctttgattatgacagccgaggattattgaTCCTTCATCGGAGGGTGTGGTTTCATTATTAGGGTGGTTTGTGtcaggttttgatggaggaggctcacaagtctAGATTCTTTATTCATCCCAAAGCAACAAAGATGTATATAGATCTCCAGTCTGATTATTGGTGGTCATGTATGAAGCGAGACgtggcctggtatgtggagaggtggtTGACTTGCAGGAAATTCAAGGACGGGCATCAACGACCTCACGGAAAAATGGAGCCATTGGAAATTCctgtttggaaatgggaagagattacaatggattttatcacaaagttgCCACGAACGACGCACAGAGTGGAAttgatatgggtcatcatggatcgattgaccaagagcacgcattttatcccgatccaagaGAGTATTTTGGTGGAGAAGTTAGACGATATCTACATTCGGGAGGTTGTGGCAAAGCATAGGTGTCGGTTTCCATGGTCTCTAATAGAGATGTTCGGTTACTTTCATGTTTTGGAATAGATTTCATGATAATTGGGGTACTTGATTGCACGTTAGCACGGCTTTTCACACACAAACTAACAGTCAGAGTAAGCAAACTATCCaaacactggaggacatgctgcggGAATGTATACTGGATTTTggcgggagttgggatacatatatcCCTTTGGCGGAGGTTCCGTATAACAAcagtttgttggattaggtgtctaagcataTTATAATtggtttgtacttgacccgatagtagcatgatccttttgggttgccttcaccggaacaatttgataggatggacttttgagaaagaggttatttgtgatttattaatatattataagtataatatattaattgagagatcatattatttaattagtattgatcaagaattaatttggaattaaatttgtgatcaaaagagaataATTAAATTTATGGGGATTGATTAAGTAAATtaataatacttatagtttgggctaatgatccatggttgattaggatgggctaaacctatATGATAGTCCATGAAGGTTTAACTTAAAGGGCCTAagaaatatgaagggtcatggtgaattagggtttgcatggaagaAACCCTAGTCTTTGCCATACTATAAAAGCAATCCCTTAACCCCTAAAATCGGCCCCCATGCATTCCAAAGAAGAACCATAACCGCTTTTGGTGTTACCTAGCCGCTCTCtcataagcctcctcttgcatttggtgtttgtgacacattagaggcatcacatttgagttGCTAAAGCTTTTTAAGGCCACGAACTACAAGCTACATTAAGAGTTATTAAGCTAACttggttttatgttgtatatctccaattgcatgctagttaaggtgtatgctttggaaaaatgaaattgcatgtataattagagaaaacttagatccaaagcatctagggttgtatgtgcatcataggagtgttatagtactcaaaacccaacagtggtatcagagcctagggtagttttctgttatattgatacaTTGGTAATTGTTCAAAGcaagaaaattgttttctttggAATCCGACTGATGACCACGATGTGGTGACTGTTCAGTGAacatttttttcagttttttggccaaattttggattagaatcattaccacaaactgttttgactaTTAAAAATCGTTTTTGTGATAAAGTAATGATTTCTCTCATCCAGTTAAAGGACAATTATCAATTTTTAaggtaataagttgattatttgtattatttgatttgaattgtcttgtctTATGAGTTAGATTATATCAACGACAAATTACATGATAATTTTATTAGTTAAAATTGATCTAATtcttttaaagaattccataacttgtcctcaagttatgga
The genomic region above belongs to Lactuca sativa cultivar Salinas chromosome 4, Lsat_Salinas_v11, whole genome shotgun sequence and contains:
- the LOC111906438 gene encoding protein CANDIDATE G-PROTEIN COUPLED RECEPTOR 7; the encoded protein is MMNLARILTGVLLLFFLFTAPSTGEITSVKIRSDNRRFIFFENFGFTQTGHVSIAISSVFVTSMPVTSNLTRPDPSRIGFYLISDVARPYKNYERISCSLDSKYISLLFTFQDLSPSPQSSFNKSHSVTFPSDYSLYFTNCNPLSYVTMDVRTEFYNTDNGNTKDYLSAELTQLPSHYYNFSHVYLIFLGFWILVCFKNKVSVNRFHLLMGVLLVMKSLSLFCAAKIHYHMKVTGNPHHGWNVMFHIFQLITAVLLYIVMMVISDGWFLLKPFVQEKKINKKVLMVVIPIQILATVASIVIGESGPFIKGWMTWNGVVLVIEAACCYVIMLPTEVICWFCDETHETDQDAKAARKYLAMFSMVVFGYFGIVWCGVVGQLMSIRSLETTGLVLYMVMFCMFRPFGKNKYFQLNLKEQGAQEEFVLI